The following proteins are encoded in a genomic region of Bacteroidales bacterium:
- the metH gene encoding methionine synthase codes for MKNSKKLYKVINNKVLVLDGAMGSLIQSYNLTEEDFRGKRFKDYHLDLKGNNDLLSITRPDIIEEIHGKYLEAGADIVETNTFNANLISMEDYDMNQYNLVYEMNLKSAQIARKICDKYSEQNPDKFCFVAGATGPTNKTASMSPDVEDPGKRAVTFDDVVAGYTPQIRGLLDGGSDIILIETIFDTLIAKAALYCVQQEAEKRNIKIPIMISGTVTDKSGRTLSGQTTEAFISSLSHVDLLTVGLNCSTGASDMLPHIAEMSKKSSFKICAYPNAGMPNQFGEYDETPKKMAVQIKQFLDSSYVNIIGGCCGTTPEHIREIVKLADKSQKHKVPEIKKKTNLSGLERLEISSENNFINIGERTNVAGSRKFARLIREKKYEEALSIARQQVENGAQIIDVCTDDAMLDAETEMQTFLNLLVSEPDIAKVPVMIDSSKHNVIIAGLKCLQGKAIVNSISLKEGEDIFINQAKEIKQYGAAVVVMAFDEKGQATTYDNKIKICKRAYDILTQKVNYPPEDIIFDPNILTIATGIEEHNNYAVDFINTVKWIKNNLPYAKVSGGISNLSFSFRGNNVVREAMHSVFLYHAVKAGLDMGIVNAGMLQIYDEIPKDLLQLTEDVVFNKREDATERLIEYAENVKDTGQKEKKLQDWRTKSVDDRLSYALVKGITEYIEEDTEEARKNHKQALDVIEQPLMAGMNRVGELFGDGKMFLPQVVKSARVMKKAVSVLLPYIEAEKAGGATSSAGKILLATVKGDVHDIGKNITGVILACNNFEVIDLGVMVPTEKILEVAENENVDIVGLSGLITPSLEEMVNVAKEMQKRNMNIPLLIGGATTSKIHTAVKIAPEYKGATVYVIDASKSVAVSQQLIQEKDNFINKVNAEYTDLRTTYSNKKDKTYISLEKARKNSFKTNWQKHKIVKPKFTGIKTLKNFPLQEIVPYFDWTFFFHAWDITGKYPQNFEHKEKGKHAKKLFDNAQIMLAEIIEENWLTANAVIGIFPANSVDDDVELYDENEKILTTFRFLRQQTEKISEKPYLSLSDYIAPQDSRKLDYIGAFALTTGLNIEQKVKEFEAANDDYSAIMLKNLADRFAEAFAELLHKKVRTEFWGYAENEDLSTEELFKSKYQGIRPAIGYPACPEHSEKRILFDLLNVEKNTGMSLTENFSMYPPASVSGLYFAHPEARYFNIGKITKEQVEDYAVRKNISLETAERFLRSNLGY; via the coding sequence CAAACGTTTCAAAGATTATCATCTTGATTTAAAGGGGAATAATGACCTTTTATCAATTACTCGCCCCGATATTATTGAAGAAATTCACGGAAAATATCTTGAAGCAGGAGCAGATATTGTCGAAACCAACACTTTCAATGCAAATCTAATCTCAATGGAAGATTATGATATGAATCAATACAATTTGGTTTATGAAATGAATTTAAAATCGGCTCAAATTGCAAGAAAAATTTGTGATAAATATTCAGAACAAAATCCCGATAAATTTTGCTTTGTTGCCGGAGCAACAGGGCCTACAAACAAAACAGCATCAATGTCGCCCGATGTTGAAGACCCCGGAAAACGAGCAGTTACTTTTGATGATGTTGTTGCCGGTTACACACCCCAAATTAGAGGATTATTAGACGGCGGATCTGATATTATCCTCATTGAAACAATTTTTGATACTCTTATTGCAAAAGCTGCATTATACTGTGTTCAACAAGAAGCTGAAAAAAGAAACATAAAAATTCCGATTATGATTTCGGGAACGGTTACAGATAAAAGCGGAAGAACTTTATCCGGGCAAACCACAGAGGCTTTTATAAGTTCACTTTCGCATGTCGATTTGCTGACTGTCGGACTAAATTGCTCAACCGGAGCATCGGATATGTTGCCGCATATTGCAGAAATGTCAAAGAAATCATCTTTTAAAATCTGTGCCTATCCTAATGCCGGTATGCCCAATCAATTTGGTGAATATGATGAAACTCCGAAAAAAATGGCAGTTCAAATTAAACAGTTTTTGGACAGTTCTTATGTAAATATAATTGGCGGTTGTTGCGGAACTACGCCTGAACATATCCGGGAGATTGTTAAACTTGCTGATAAATCGCAAAAACACAAAGTTCCGGAAATAAAAAAGAAGACAAATTTAAGCGGTTTAGAACGTCTTGAAATTAGTTCTGAAAATAATTTTATAAACATAGGTGAACGAACAAATGTAGCAGGTTCAAGAAAGTTTGCCCGATTAATAAGAGAGAAGAAATATGAAGAGGCTTTGTCAATTGCTCGTCAGCAAGTTGAAAACGGAGCACAAATTATAGATGTCTGCACGGATGATGCAATGCTTGACGCAGAAACCGAAATGCAAACATTTTTAAACCTTTTGGTTTCAGAACCGGATATTGCAAAAGTTCCGGTAATGATTGACAGCTCAAAACACAATGTAATTATTGCCGGATTGAAATGTTTGCAAGGCAAAGCAATCGTTAATTCAATAAGTTTGAAAGAAGGGGAAGATATTTTCATTAATCAAGCAAAAGAAATTAAACAATATGGTGCGGCTGTAGTAGTTATGGCATTTGACGAAAAAGGTCAAGCAACAACATACGATAATAAAATCAAAATTTGTAAACGTGCTTATGATATTCTTACACAAAAAGTTAATTATCCGCCGGAAGATATAATTTTCGACCCGAATATCTTAACAATTGCAACCGGAATAGAAGAACACAACAATTATGCTGTCGATTTTATTAATACAGTAAAATGGATTAAAAATAATTTGCCGTATGCAAAAGTAAGCGGAGGAATAAGCAATTTATCTTTCTCATTCAGAGGAAATAATGTTGTAAGAGAAGCAATGCATTCTGTGTTTTTATATCATGCCGTGAAAGCCGGGCTGGATATGGGAATTGTAAATGCCGGAATGTTGCAAATTTATGACGAAATACCGAAAGATTTATTGCAACTGACGGAAGATGTGGTTTTTAATAAAAGAGAAGATGCAACTGAAAGGCTAATCGAATATGCTGAAAACGTAAAAGATACCGGGCAAAAGGAAAAAAAACTTCAAGATTGGCGAACAAAGTCTGTTGATGACCGATTAAGTTACGCTTTGGTGAAAGGCATTACCGAATATATTGAAGAAGATACAGAAGAAGCAAGAAAAAATCATAAACAAGCACTTGATGTAATTGAGCAACCGTTAATGGCAGGAATGAACAGAGTAGGAGAGCTTTTTGGAGACGGAAAAATGTTTTTACCGCAAGTTGTGAAAAGTGCACGTGTAATGAAAAAAGCTGTTTCTGTTCTGTTGCCCTATATCGAAGCAGAAAAAGCCGGCGGAGCAACAAGTTCTGCCGGAAAAATTTTATTGGCAACAGTAAAAGGTGATGTGCATGACATAGGAAAGAATATTACAGGAGTTATTTTAGCATGCAATAATTTTGAAGTCATTGATTTGGGTGTTATGGTTCCCACCGAAAAAATACTTGAAGTTGCTGAAAATGAAAATGTTGATATTGTCGGTTTAAGCGGGCTTATTACACCCTCTTTAGAAGAAATGGTTAATGTTGCCAAAGAAATGCAAAAGCGAAATATGAATATTCCTTTATTGATTGGCGGAGCTACTACTTCAAAAATTCATACAGCAGTAAAAATTGCTCCTGAATATAAAGGTGCAACTGTTTATGTTATTGATGCTTCAAAAAGTGTTGCTGTCTCACAACAATTAATTCAGGAAAAAGATAATTTTATTAATAAAGTTAATGCTGAATATACCGATTTGCGAACAACTTATTCAAACAAAAAAGACAAGACATACATTTCACTTGAAAAAGCACGAAAAAACAGTTTCAAAACTAATTGGCAAAAGCATAAAATTGTAAAACCGAAATTCACAGGTATAAAAACGCTTAAAAATTTTCCTTTGCAGGAAATTGTTCCTTATTTCGACTGGACATTTTTTTTTCATGCATGGGATATTACAGGCAAATATCCGCAAAATTTTGAGCATAAAGAAAAAGGCAAACATGCCAAAAAACTTTTCGATAATGCTCAAATAATGCTTGCTGAAATTATTGAAGAAAATTGGCTTACTGCAAATGCTGTAATTGGAATTTTTCCTGCAAATTCTGTCGATGATGATGTTGAATTATATGACGAAAACGAAAAAATACTGACAACTTTCAGGTTTTTAAGACAACAAACAGAAAAAATAAGCGAAAAACCATATCTTTCTTTATCAGATTATATTGCTCCGCAAGACAGCAGAAAGTTAGACTACATTGGAGCTTTTGCCCTGACAACAGGTCTTAATATTGAGCAAAAAGTAAAAGAATTTGAAGCTGCAAATGATGATTATTCAGCAATAATGCTGAAAAACCTTGCTGACCGTTTTGCCGAAGCATTTGCAGAATTATTACATAAAAAAGTAAGAACCGAATTTTGGGGATATGCAGAAAACGAAGATTTAAGTACAGAAGAACTGTTCAAATCAAAATATCAAGGAATACGACCGGCAATTGGTTATCCTGCATGTCCTGAACATTCCGAAAAAAGAATATTATTTGACTTGCTTAATGTCGAAAAAAATACAGGCATGAGCTTAACTGAAAACTTTTCAATGTACCCGCCGGCATCAGTAAGCGGATTATACTTCGCACATCCCGAAGCACGATATTTCAATATCGGTAAAATTACAAAAGAGCAAGTTGAAGATTATGCTGTTCGGAAAAATATTAGTTTGGAAACGGCAGAGAGGTTTTTGAGGAGTAATTTGGGGTATTAA
- a CDS encoding PorV/PorQ family protein: MWTFEKLLPEERQINYTLAYQAEKMLVPTPPYYENDVMLGTDDEVSAIEGIFQSFYDAPFGFREELHEILHKFGGEILYKPKNEISYTLRGGYFSEHSTKGNRKFGTTGIGLKYRFLYLDLAYIIISRQSVYANTININLGFQKMLN; encoded by the coding sequence ATGTGGACTTTTGAAAAACTTTTACCGGAAGAAAGACAAATAAACTATACACTTGCTTATCAGGCAGAAAAAATGCTTGTTCCCACACCGCCATATTATGAAAATGATGTCATGCTCGGAACGGATGATGAAGTTTCAGCAATTGAAGGGATTTTTCAATCATTTTATGATGCACCTTTTGGTTTTAGAGAAGAGTTGCATGAAATATTACATAAATTCGGAGGTGAGATTTTGTATAAACCAAAGAATGAAATTTCTTATACATTAAGGGGCGGATATTTTTCAGAACATTCAACAAAAGGCAACAGAAAGTTCGGAACAACAGGAATCGGGTTAAAATATAGGTTTTTATATCTTGATTTGGCATATATTATAATTTCAAGACAAAGCGTCTATGCAAACACGATAAATATTAATTTAGGGTTTCAGAAGATGTTAAATTAA
- the gcvT gene encoding glycine cleavage system aminomethyltransferase GcvT, with amino-acid sequence MKTTEFNKKHKELGAKMVEFVGFEMPVEYSGINDEHINIRENVGVFDVSHMGEIWVKGPNAYNFVQKVTSNDISKISVGEAQYSCFPNNIGGIVDDLIVYYYESEKYLLVVNASNIEKDWNWLVKQNSENAELENASDNISQLAVQGPNAEKVLQKLTDVDLSKIKFYTFVNGEMAGVKDVIISATGYTGAGGFELYMYNNDAEKIWDAVFDAGKEFNIKPAGLAARDTLRLEMGYCLYGNDINDTSSPIEAGLGWITKFDEKNNFINRKQLEEQKITGVDKRLRGFEMIDRGIPRKDYEIYDSENSLIGNVTSGTMSPMLKKGIGMGYINKGSWNFDNEIYIKVRKKMLKAKIVKLPFYKA; translated from the coding sequence ATGAAAACAACAGAATTCAATAAAAAACATAAAGAACTTGGTGCAAAAATGGTTGAATTTGTCGGATTTGAAATGCCGGTAGAATATTCCGGTATAAACGATGAACACATTAATATCAGAGAAAATGTCGGCGTTTTTGATGTATCTCATATGGGAGAAATTTGGGTAAAAGGCCCAAATGCATATAATTTTGTTCAAAAAGTTACATCAAACGATATTTCTAAAATATCTGTGGGTGAAGCTCAATATTCTTGTTTCCCGAATAACATCGGCGGTATAGTTGATGATTTAATCGTATATTATTACGAATCTGAAAAATACTTGCTGGTTGTGAATGCTTCAAACATTGAAAAAGATTGGAATTGGTTAGTTAAACAAAATTCAGAAAATGCAGAACTTGAAAACGCATCTGATAATATTTCACAACTTGCTGTTCAAGGGCCGAATGCCGAAAAAGTATTACAAAAATTGACAGATGTTGATCTTTCAAAAATTAAATTTTATACATTCGTAAACGGAGAGATGGCAGGAGTAAAAGATGTAATTATTTCTGCAACCGGCTATACAGGAGCCGGTGGTTTTGAGTTATATATGTATAATAATGATGCCGAGAAAATTTGGGATGCTGTTTTTGATGCCGGAAAAGAATTTAATATTAAACCGGCAGGACTTGCTGCCCGCGATACTTTAAGATTAGAAATGGGATATTGCCTCTACGGAAATGATATTAATGATACCAGTTCGCCAATTGAAGCAGGTTTGGGGTGGATTACTAAATTTGATGAAAAAAATAATTTCATTAACAGAAAACAACTTGAAGAACAAAAGATTACCGGAGTTGACAAAAGATTACGCGGGTTTGAAATGATCGACAGAGGTATTCCGAGAAAAGATTATGAAATATATGATTCAGAAAACAGCTTGATAGGAAACGTAACATCAGGAACCATGTCTCCTATGTTGAAAAAAGGGATCGGTATGGGATATATAAATAAAGGAAGTTGGAATTTTGACAATGAAATTTACATAAAAGTTCGCAAAAAGATGCTGAAAGCAAAAATTGTAAAATTACCTT
- the gap gene encoding type I glyceraldehyde-3-phosphate dehydrogenase, whose translation MAKIKVGINGFGRIGRMAFRIILERTDYEIVGINDLTSNKVLAHLLKYDSTQGKFNGEVTYDDKGITVNGNKIGVSEERNPANIPWVQTPDVVIEATGVFRTKESPKGGYGDHLKNGAKKVILTVPAKDTIDRMIVLGVNDEDLKDTDECVSNASCTTNCLAPVAKILNDNFGIEKGLINTIHSYTNDQVILDGPHTDLRRARSAAVSIIPTTTGAAAAVGKIIPELSGKLNGMATRVPTPTGSLVDLVVTLKKNVTVEEVNAAVKKAAEGEMKGILQYCEDPIVSVDVIQNEHSSIFDVGSTMVIDGNMVKVLSWYDNEWGYSARVVDLIGKLF comes from the coding sequence ATGGCAAAAATTAAAGTTGGTATAAACGGATTTGGTCGTATCGGAAGAATGGCCTTTAGAATAATCCTTGAAAGAACAGATTATGAAATAGTCGGAATAAATGATCTTACAAGTAATAAAGTATTAGCTCATTTGCTTAAGTATGATTCAACACAAGGTAAATTTAACGGAGAAGTTACTTATGATGATAAGGGTATTACGGTTAACGGAAATAAAATAGGCGTTAGTGAAGAAAGAAATCCTGCGAATATTCCGTGGGTACAAACACCGGATGTCGTTATTGAAGCAACAGGCGTTTTCAGAACAAAAGAAAGTCCTAAAGGCGGTTATGGCGACCACTTGAAAAACGGTGCTAAAAAAGTTATTTTAACAGTTCCCGCGAAGGATACAATTGACAGAATGATTGTTCTCGGAGTAAACGATGAAGATTTAAAAGATACAGATGAATGTGTTTCAAATGCATCGTGTACTACAAATTGTCTTGCTCCGGTTGCAAAAATTCTTAATGATAATTTTGGCATTGAAAAAGGATTAATAAATACAATCCATTCATATACAAATGATCAGGTTATACTTGACGGACCACATACTGACCTCAGAAGAGCAAGATCAGCAGCAGTTTCAATTATTCCCACAACAACCGGTGCAGCAGCAGCAGTCGGAAAAATAATCCCTGAATTAAGCGGTAAATTAAACGGTATGGCAACAAGAGTTCCTACACCTACAGGCTCACTCGTTGATCTTGTTGTAACACTGAAAAAAAATGTTACTGTTGAAGAAGTAAATGCAGCCGTTAAAAAAGCCGCAGAGGGTGAAATGAAGGGAATCCTTCAATATTGCGAAGATCCTATTGTTTCAGTTGATGTTATTCAAAACGAGCATTCATCAATATTTGATGTAGGAAGTACCATGGTAATTGACGGAAATATGGTAAAGGTTCTTTCATGGTATGATAACGAATGGGGTTATTCAGCAAGAGTTGTTGACTTAATAGGAAAATTATTTTAA